In Novosphingobium kaempferiae, the DNA window GCGACCGTCAGCACGAACATGGCGAATATCTGGCCAGTCAGGTCGTGCAGGAAGGCGCTGAACGCGACGAGGTTGATGTTCACCGCAAGCAGGATCAGTTCGATCGACATCAGGATGACGATCACGTTCTTGCGGTTGATGAAGATGCCGAGGACGCCGAGCACGAAGAGGATCGAGCTCACGACCACGTAATGTTCGACGCCGATCACAGCGAGACCCCCTTGCCGACTTCCGGCTTGACGTTGACCGTCGCATCCTGCGGACGGCGCTGGTTCTGCTTGGCGATCTTCTGACCGCGCGTACCGCCACGTTCACGATGGGTCAGCACGATGGCGCCGATCATGGAGACGAGCAGGATCAGACCGGCCGCTTCGAACAGGAACAGGTAGCGGCTGTAAAGCAGCCCGCCCACCGCCTCGATGTTCGACAGACCTGCTGCGGTCGCGGCCGTGCCGTCAGGCGTACCGAGCTGAAGCGAACCGGCGCGGTAGGCGCCGATGCCGAGAACGATTTCGGCCAGCAGCACCAGAGCGACCAGTGCGCCGAACGGGAAGTAGCGGACGAAACCTGCACGCAGTTCGGCGAAGTCGATGTCGAGCATCATGACGACGAACAGGAACAGCACCGCGACTGCACCGACATAGACGATGACCAGCAGCGCCGCGATGAACTCGGCGCCGGTCAGCACCATCAGGCCGGCAGCGTTGAAGAACGCCAGGATCAGCCAGAGCACCGAATGCACCGGGTTGCGCGAAAGGATGGTGATGGCGCCGGAGGCCACCGTCATCACCGCGAAGAGGTAGAAGGCGATTACGTGTATCATGGGAAGCCCTGTCCTTGCGCGCGCCGGTTAACGGTACGGCGCGTCGGCTTCAAGGTTCGCGGCGATAGCACGCTCCCACTTGTCCCCGTTCGCCAGCAGCTTGGCCTTGTCGTAGAGCAGTTCCTCGCGCGTTTCGGTCGCGTATTCGAAGTTCGGCCCCTCGACGATCGCGTCCACCGGGCAGGCTTCCTGGCAGAAGCCGCAGTAGATGCACTTCGTCATGTCGATGTCGTAGCGCGTGGTGCGGCGCGAACCGTCGACGCGGGGGGCCGCCTCGATGGTGATCGCCTGCGCCGGACAGATCGCCTCGCACAGCTTGCACGCGATGCAGCGCTCCTCGCCGTTGGGATAACGGCGAAGGGCGTGCTCACCGCGGAAGCGGGGCGAAAGCGGGTTCTTCTCGAACGGGTAGTTGATGGTCGCCTTGGGCTTGAAGAAATACTTCAAGGTCAGCCAGTGCGCCTTCACGAACTCCCAGAGCGTGAAGCTCTTGATGAGATATGCGACGGTCATGCGAAGTGTCCGGTAGCCATGAGGTAGCCGCTGACGATCACGACGAACAGCAGCGAGACGGGGAGGAAGACCTTCCAGCCCAGGCGCATCAGCTGGTCGTAACGGTAACGGGGCACCGTCGCCTTCACCCAGCTGAACACGAAGAAGAAGAAGAGGATCTTGAGCAGGAACCACACGAAGCCCGGGATCAGGTAGAGCACGGGAATGTCGAGCGGCGGCAGCCAGCCACCCCAGAACAGCGTCGCGTTGAGCGCACACATCAGGAGCACGTTGGCGTATTCACCGAGCCAGTAGGCGGCGAAGGCCATCGACGAATATTCGGTCTGGTAACCCGCGACGAGCTCGGATTCCGCTTCGGTAAGGTCGAACGGTGCGCGCTGCGTCTCGGCGAGGCTCGAGATCAGGAACATCACCCACATCGGGAAGAGCAGCGGGTTCGCGACGAAACCGTTGATCAGGCCGAAGACGTGTCCCTTCTGCGCGATCACGATGCCGTTCATGTTGAACGTACCCGCCCACAGAACGACGCAGATCAAGATGAAACCGATCGAGACTTCGTAGGAGATCATCTGCGCCGAAGCGCGCATCGCCGAGAAGAACGGGTACTTCGAGTTCGAAGCCCAGCCCGCCATGATCGTGCCGTATACGCCCAGCGAACTGATCGCGAGGACATAGAGCAGGCCGATGTTGATGTTGGCGAGGATCGCGTTCGAATTGAACGGGATAACCGCCCAGGCCATCAGCGCCACCGTGAAGGTGACGACCGGCGCGATCAGGAAGATGCCCTTGTTCGCGGCCGAGGGGATGATGGTTTCCTGCAGGAAGACCTTCAGACCGTCCGCGAAGGACTGCAGCAGACCGAACGGGCCGACGACGTTGGGACCACGGCGCAGCGCCATGGCGGCCCAGATCTTGCGGTCGACGTAGATGATCATGGCGACGGCCAGCATCAGCGGCAGCGCGATCAGCAGAATGCCGCAGATCGTCGAGAGCAGCCATGCCCCCTCGAAGGGCATGCCGAGGGATTGGAAGAACGAAGTCATTCCGCCGCCTCCGCGAACTCTTCACCGTGCAGCAGTTCTGCCGAGCAACGCTGCATCGTCGCGCTGGCGCGCGCGATCGGGTTGGTCATGTAGAAGTCCTTGATCGGATAGGCGATCGCGCCCGCAGCCGAACCGCCGCCTGCCGGCAGCGCACTGCCGTAGTCGGCGAGCCCCTCAACGCCGAGCGCCGGGACTGCCGATACCATCGCGGCGCGAAGCTGGTCGAAGCTGTCGAAGCCAACCGAAACGCCGAAGGCGTCAGCCAGAGCACGCAGGATCGTCCAGTCCTCGCGCGCGTCGCCGGGCGCGAAGACGGCCTTGTCGGCGAACTGCACGCGGCCTTCGGTATTCACGTAAGTCCCCGCCTTCTCGGTGTAGGCGGAGGCCGGAAGGATAACATCGGCAGCGTGGGCTGCCTTGTCACCGTGGTGACCGATGTAGACGATCATCGAGTCCGCGAATTTCGTATAGTCCACTTCGTCGGCGCCGAGCGAGATCAGCACCTTGGGCTTCGCGGCAACAAGATCGGCGATGCCGCCCTTCTGCGCGTAGCCCAGCATCAGTCCGCCCATGCGCGAGGCCGCCATGTGCAGCACGTTGAAGCCGTTCCATGCGGTACCGTCTTCCAGCGTGCGCACGAGGTTAAGCTGGCCAGCAACCGACAGCGCCGCTTCCAGGCCGCCACGGCCCAGAGCCGCACCGCCGAGGATCATCGCCGGACGCTTGGCGTTCGACAGCGCATCCCAGACATGCTGCGGCAGGCTGCCGAGCGCCGAAAGGTCTTCGCCGAGGAACTCGCCGCCGAAAGTGGTTTCCCACTCGGGACCGATCAGGAACACCTTGGCGCCACGCTTCACGGCCTTGCGCAGGCGGACGTTGACCGTCGGCGCTTCCCAGCGGACCATCGAGCCGACGATAAGGATCGCGTCGGCGGTCTCGATGTCGTTGAAGGTGGTGTTGAAGTTGACCGCAGCGAGGCTCGACGTGTCGTAGTCCATGCCGGTCTGGCGACCTTCGAGGAGGGTCGAACCGAGCGCGCCGACGAGCGCCTTGGCGGCAAACATCGTCTCGCAATCGACCATGTCGCCCGCGACAGTCGCTATCGAGGCGCCGGGATTCAGCGTCGAGAGCGCGGCGAAGGCCTCGTTCCAGCTGGCCTGAACCAGCTTGCCGTCACGGCGCAGGAACGGCTTGTCGAGGCGGCGCTTGGTCAGGCCATCGACCTGGAAGCGCGCCTTGTCGCTCAGCCATTCCTCGTTGACGTCGTCGTTGTTGCGCGGAAGTGCGCGGAGCACTTCGCGGCCACGCGCGTCGATGCGGATGTTGGCGCCGGTCGCGTCGGAAACGTCGATCGAGAGCGTCTTCTTCAGCTCCCACGGACGCGCTTCGAACGCATAGGGACGGCTGGTGAGCGCGCCGACCGGGCACAGGTCGATCACGTTGGCCGACATCTCGTGATGCGCGGCCTTCTCCAGATACGTGGTGATCTGCATCGTCTCGCCGCGATAGAGCGCGCCGATCTCATCCACGCCGGCGATCTCTTCCGAGAAGCGCACGCAGCGGGTGCAGTGGATGCAACGCGTCATCGTGGTCTTGATGAGCGGGCCCATGTACTTCTCGGTCACGGCACGCTTGTGCTCATGATACCGCGAACCGCCGCGACCATAGGCGACCGACTGGTCCTGCAGGTCGCACTCGCCGCCCTGATCGCAGATGGGGCAGTCAAGCGGGTGGTTGATGAGAAGGAATTCCATGACCCCTTCCCGCGCCTTCTTGACCATTTCGGAGTCCGTGCGGATCTCCTGGCCTTCAGTGGCGGGAAGCGCGCAGGATGCCTGCGGCTTGGGCGGTCCGGGCTTCACCTCGACCAGGCACATGCGGCAGTTGCCGGCGATGCTCAGGCGCTCGTGATAGCAGAAGCGCGGGATTTCCTTGCCGGCGAGTTCGGCCGCCTGAAGGACGGTCGCGCCAGCGGGCACGTCGATTTCGACGCCGTCTACTTTGACCTTGGGCATTATTCGGCTGCCTGTTGCAGAGATCCGTGGCGCTCCTCGATGCGGCGCTCGATCTCGGGACGGAAGTGGCGGATGAGGCCCTGGATCGGCCATGCAGCTGCGTCGCCGAGCGCACAGATGGTATGGCCTTCGACCTGCTTCGTTACCTGCTGCAGCATGTCGATTTCCTCGACATGCGCGTCGCCGGTGCGCAGGCGCTCCATCACGCGCCACATCCAGCCGGTGCCTTCGCGGCATGGCGTGCACTGGCCGCAGCTCTCATGCTTGTAGAAGTACGAGAGGCGCGAAATGGCGCGGACGATGTCGGTGGACTTATCCATGACGATGACGGCAGCGGTGCCAAGGCCCGAACCGACGGCGCGCAGGCCGTCGAAATCCATCGGCGCGTCCCAGATTTGCTCGGCCGGGACCAGCGGAACCGACGAACCGCCGGGGATGACCGCCAGCAGATTGTCCTTGCCGCCGCGAATGCCGCCGCAGTGACGCTCGATCAGTTCGCTGAACGGGATCGACATCTCTTCCTCGACCACGCAGGGACGGTTCACGTGCCCGCTGATCTGGAAGAGCTTGGTGCCCTTGTTGTTCTCGCGTCCGAAGCTGGAGAACCACGAAGCGCCACGACGGAGGATGGTGGGAGCGACCGCGATCGATTCCACGTTGTTCACCGTGGTCGGGCAGCCGTAGAGGCCCGCGCCGGCCGGGAACGGCGGCTTCAGGCGGGGCTGGCCCTTCTTGCCTTCGAGGCTCTCGATCATCGCGGTTTCTTCGCCGCAGATGTAGGCGCCTGCGCCGCGATGGACGAAGACGTCGAAGTCGTAGCCCGAACCGCTGGCGTTCTTGCCCAGCAGGCCCGCTGCATAGGCCTCATCGCGCGCCGCGAACAGCGTCTCGGCCTCGCGGATGTATTCGCCGCGGATGTAGATGTAGGCCGCGCGTGCGCCCATGGCGAAGCCCGCGACGAGCGCGCCTTCGAGCAGCATGTGCGGATCGTGGCGGATGATCTCGCGGTCCTTGCACGAACCCGGCTCGGATTCGTCCGCGTTGATGACCAGGAAGCTGGGCTTGGGGTTGCCGTTCTGGTCGAGCGGCGGCTGCTTGGGCATGAAGGACCACTTCATGCCGGTGGGGAAGCCCGCTCCGCCGCGACCGCGCAGACCCGAAGCCTTCATCTCGTCGATGATGGCGTCACGCCCCTTGGCGATCAGGTCCTTGGTGTTGTCCCAGGCGCCCCGCGCCTGCGCTTCCTTCAGGTTCCACGGCTGGAAGCCGTAGACGTTGGTGAAGATGCGATCCTTATCGAGGAGAGCCATTACCACTCGCTCCGATAGTCATGGTTTTCGGTCATCATGGCGACGAGGTTGGTCGGCTCGCCCACCGGCTCGACGGTGTGACGTGCCGGATCCTGCGTGCCTGCCTTCGGGGTTTCGCCGCGCGCCAGTGCGTCGAGCACGGCGTCGAGACGTTCCGGAGTCAGATCCTCGTAATTGTCGTCGTTGATCTGCACCATCGGGGCCGAGGCGCAGTTGCCCATGCACTCGACCTCGGTGAACGACCACATGCCCTCGCCGGTGATGTGCCCCTTCTTCATGCCGCGCGACTTGCAGGCGGCGAGAAGGTCGTCCGAACCACGCAGCATGCACGGCGTGGTGCCGCAGACCTGCACATGGAAGCGGCCGATCGGCGCGATGTTGTACATAGTGTAGAACGATGCGACCTCGACCACGCGGATGATTGGCATGTCGAGCTGCGCCGCGACATATTCCATCACCGGGATCGGCAGCCAGCCCTGCGTGTTCAGTTCCGCACCGACCTGCCGCTGGGCAAGGTCGAGCAGCGGCATCACCGCCGAGCGCTGGCGCCCGTCGGGATAGCGCGCAATGATGTCCTTCGCCTTGGCGGCGTTCGCCTCGGTCCAGGCGAAGTTGCCCCAACGCGCCCGCAGTTCGGGCGTATCGGGTTCGATATAGCGGTCAGCCATGCTTACCTCTGCGCTTCAGCCACTGATCCTGGCCGAAAAAGAAAATCTCGAAGCCGCCGATGGCCGTCGCGAGCATCGCGATCATCGGCGAGGGAGCGATCCCGAGCCACAAAACGACGAAATAGAGCCCGATGAGGAACAGCCCGGTCAGGGTCGCCCAGATACGGATCATCTCGACAGTGTTGAACTTCGTCACCGGCCCCACTCCCCGCTCAACGGATGAATTCGACGCGCGAACACTTGTCGCCTTCGAAGCTGTAGACCGCGATCACGTCGAACGGTTCGACCAGAGCCGAACCGTCGGTCGCGGGGCCGCGCGTCACATGCTCGCGCATCAGCACGTAAGTGCCGATCTGCTGAGCCTCGACGATCTCGGCCTTGTTCTCGGGCCAGCGGGCGAATGCGACGGCAAGGCCGGAACGCGTGCCCTCCTTGCCCTCACGCACCACGTCGCCGCGGTAGTTTGCCTCGCAGGCCTCGTCGGTCATGTACGAAACGTAGGTGCCCACGTCCTGCGCGTTGTAGGCCGCGATCATGGCCTTTGCCGTGTCGAGGTTGCTCAACGGTCGCACTCCCCGAACACGACGTCGATCGCGCCGAGGATGGCAGTCGCGTCGGGCAGCATGTGGCCCTTGGACATGAAGTCCATCGCCTGCAGGTGGCTGAACGCGGTCGGGCGGATCTTGCAGCGGTACGGCTTGTTGGAACCGTCCGAGACGAGATAGACGCCGAATTCGCCCTTGGGGCTTTCAGTCGCGACATAGACTTCGCCGGCCGGGACGTGGAAGCCCTCGGTGTAGAGCTTGAAGTGATGGATCAGCGATTCCATCGAGGACTTCATCTCCGCGCGCTTGGGCGGCACCACCTTGCGGTCGTCGGACGAAACCGGGCCTTCCGGCATTTCACGAAGGCACTGCTTCATGATCCTGGCCGACTGGCGCACTTCCTCGACGCGGACCATGAAGCGGTCGTAGCAGTCCGAGTTGGTGCCGACCGGAACTTCGAAGTCCATACGATCGTAGACGTCGTAAGGTTGCGCCTTGCGGATGTCCCAGGGGATGCCCGCACCGCGGATCATCGGGCCGGAGAAACCCCATGCCAGCGAGTCTTCCTTGCTGGTGATGGCGATATCGACGTTGCGCTGCTTGAAGATGCGGTTGTCGACGACGAGGCTCATCGCGTCCTCGAACAGCGTCGGCAGGCGCGTGTCGAGCCATTCGGCAATGTCGGTCAGCAGCTTGAGCGGCACGTCCTGGTGCACGCCGCCGGGGCGGAACCAGGCCGAGTGCATGCGGGCGCCCGATGCGCGCTCGAAGAAGTTGAGGCAGTCCTCGCGGATTTCGAACAGCCACAGGTTCGGGGTCATCGCACCCACGTCCATGACGTGCGAGCCCATGTTGAGCATGTGGTTGCAGATGCGGGTCAGCTCGGCGAACAACACACGCAGGTACTGGGCGCGCAGCGGAACCTCGAGGTTCAGCAGCTTCTCGATGGCGAGCACGTAAGAGTGCTCCATCGCCAGCGGCGAACAGTAATCCAGACGGTCGAAATACGGCAGCGCCTGAAGATACGTCTTGTGCTCGATCAGCTTCTCGGTGCCGCGATGGAGCAGGCCGACGTGCGGATCGATCCGCTCGATAATCTCGCCGTCGAGTTCCATGACCATGCGCAGCACGCCGTGCGCCGCAGGGTGCTGGGGACCGAAGTTGATCGTGTAGTTGGTGATGACCTCGTCGCCGGTGGTGGGCGACTGCTCGAGCTGGATGCTCACTTGTCGTCCTCCTTGGCCGGACGGCTGTCGGTTTCCTTGGGCGCTTCGGCATCCTTGCCGTCGCTCGCCTTCGCGGGTGCCGGAGCGGACACCTTGTCCGCAGCCTTGGTGTCGGCGGGGTCGCCGGCGCCGCTCTCGCCCTTCTTCTCGGTGGCCTTTGGTTCGGCGACCGGCGGTGGAGCGGGCGTTTCAGCGGCCTTCTCGTCACCCGGCAGGATGTAGTCGGCGCCTTCCCAGGGGCTCATGAAGTCGAACTGGCGCAGATCCTGCGCAAGCTTGACCGGCTCGTACACGACGCGCTTGTCCTCTTCCGAGTAGCGCAGTTCGTGGTATCCGGTGAGCGGGAAGTCCTTGCGGAACGGGTGCCCCTCGAAACCGTAGTCGGTGAGGATGCGGCGCAGATCGTTGTTGCCGGCGAAGATCACGCCGTACATGTCGAACACTTCGCGTTCGAGCCAGCCGGCGTTCGGCCACAACGTCGTGACGGTCGGCACCGGGGTGTTCTCGGCAGCGGTCACCTTCACCAGCAGGCGATGGTTCTTCGTCACCGACAGCAGCATGTAGACGACTTCGAAACGCTCGGGACGCGACGGATAGTCGACCCCGGCGATTTCCATCAGCTGCTGGTACTGGTGCTCGTCGCGCAGGGCACGCAGGGCGTTCTCGATCTCGTCGCGCGCGATGGTGAGCACGATCTCGCCATGCTCCTCCTTCGTGGCGACGACTTTCGAGCCGAGCGCGGCAACGAGAGCGTCGAGGACGCCCTCGTTCGAGGCGATCTTCGGAGCGGAATGCAGAACGGGCATCTGGTCCTTACCTCTCGACGGTGCCCACGCGGCGGATCTTCCGCTGCAGCTGCATCACGCCATAGAGCAGCGCTTCGGCAGTCGGCGGGCAGCCCGGCACGTAGATGTCGACGGGCACGATGCGGTCGCAGCCGCGCACCACCGAGTAGCTGTAATGGTAGTAGCCGCCGCCGTTGGCGCAGCTGCCCATCGAGATGACGTACTTGGGCTCCGACATCTGGTCGTAGACCTTGCGGAGCGCCGGAGCCATCTTGTTGCACAGCGTACCGGCGACGATCATCACGTCCGACTGGCGCGGCGAAGCGCGCGGCGCGGCGCCGAAGCGCTCCATGTCGTAGCGCGGCATGTTGACGTGGATCATCTCGACCGCGCAGCACGCGAGGCCGAAGGTCATCCACCACAGCGAGCCCGTGCGGGCCCACTGGAACAGCTCTTCGGTCGAGGTGACGAGGAAGCCCTTGTCGGAAACTTCCTGGTTGAGGTCCTTGAAAAACGCCTGGTCGGGCGCGACGATCGCGCCGCCTGCCGGGTTACCCGGCACCAGGGGCTGGCCTGCTGAGTTAACGAGCGTGCTCATTCCCAGTCCAGAGCTCCCTTCTTCCATGCATAGGCGAGGCCGATGGCCAGTTCGCCGAGGAACACCATCATCGTCGTCCAACCGGCCCAGCCGGTCAGCTTGAGCGAGACGGCCCAGGGGAACAGGAACGCGGCTTCGAGGTCGAAGATGATGAAGAGGATCGCCACCAGGTAGAAACGCA includes these proteins:
- the nuoK gene encoding NADH-quinone oxidoreductase subunit NuoK, which gives rise to MIGVEHYVVVSSILFVLGVLGIFINRKNVIVILMSIELILLAVNINLVAFSAFLHDLTGQIFAMFVLTVAAGEAAVGLAILVIYFRGRGTIAVDDVNRMKG
- a CDS encoding NADH-quinone oxidoreductase subunit J, translated to MIHVIAFYLFAVMTVASGAITILSRNPVHSVLWLILAFFNAAGLMVLTGAEFIAALLVIVYVGAVAVLFLFVVMMLDIDFAELRAGFVRYFPFGALVALVLLAEIVLGIGAYRAGSLQLGTPDGTAATAAGLSNIEAVGGLLYSRYLFLFEAAGLILLVSMIGAIVLTHRERGGTRGQKIAKQNQRRPQDATVNVKPEVGKGVSL
- the nuoI gene encoding NADH-quinone oxidoreductase subunit NuoI codes for the protein MTVAYLIKSFTLWEFVKAHWLTLKYFFKPKATINYPFEKNPLSPRFRGEHALRRYPNGEERCIACKLCEAICPAQAITIEAAPRVDGSRRTTRYDIDMTKCIYCGFCQEACPVDAIVEGPNFEYATETREELLYDKAKLLANGDKWERAIAANLEADAPYR
- the nuoH gene encoding NADH-quinone oxidoreductase subunit NuoH, whose amino-acid sequence is MTSFFQSLGMPFEGAWLLSTICGILLIALPLMLAVAMIIYVDRKIWAAMALRRGPNVVGPFGLLQSFADGLKVFLQETIIPSAANKGIFLIAPVVTFTVALMAWAVIPFNSNAILANINIGLLYVLAISSLGVYGTIMAGWASNSKYPFFSAMRASAQMISYEVSIGFILICVVLWAGTFNMNGIVIAQKGHVFGLINGFVANPLLFPMWVMFLISSLAETQRAPFDLTEAESELVAGYQTEYSSMAFAAYWLGEYANVLLMCALNATLFWGGWLPPLDIPVLYLIPGFVWFLLKILFFFFVFSWVKATVPRYRYDQLMRLGWKVFLPVSLLFVVIVSGYLMATGHFA
- the nuoG gene encoding NADH-quinone oxidoreductase subunit NuoG, translating into MPKVKVDGVEIDVPAGATVLQAAELAGKEIPRFCYHERLSIAGNCRMCLVEVKPGPPKPQASCALPATEGQEIRTDSEMVKKAREGVMEFLLINHPLDCPICDQGGECDLQDQSVAYGRGGSRYHEHKRAVTEKYMGPLIKTTMTRCIHCTRCVRFSEEIAGVDEIGALYRGETMQITTYLEKAAHHEMSANVIDLCPVGALTSRPYAFEARPWELKKTLSIDVSDATGANIRIDARGREVLRALPRNNDDVNEEWLSDKARFQVDGLTKRRLDKPFLRRDGKLVQASWNEAFAALSTLNPGASIATVAGDMVDCETMFAAKALVGALGSTLLEGRQTGMDYDTSSLAAVNFNTTFNDIETADAILIVGSMVRWEAPTVNVRLRKAVKRGAKVFLIGPEWETTFGGEFLGEDLSALGSLPQHVWDALSNAKRPAMILGGAALGRGGLEAALSVAGQLNLVRTLEDGTAWNGFNVLHMAASRMGGLMLGYAQKGGIADLVAAKPKVLISLGADEVDYTKFADSMIVYIGHHGDKAAHAADVILPASAYTEKAGTYVNTEGRVQFADKAVFAPGDAREDWTILRALADAFGVSVGFDSFDQLRAAMVSAVPALGVEGLADYGSALPAGGGSAAGAIAYPIKDFYMTNPIARASATMQRCSAELLHGEEFAEAAE
- the nuoF gene encoding NADH-quinone oxidoreductase subunit NuoF — encoded protein: MALLDKDRIFTNVYGFQPWNLKEAQARGAWDNTKDLIAKGRDAIIDEMKASGLRGRGGAGFPTGMKWSFMPKQPPLDQNGNPKPSFLVINADESEPGSCKDREIIRHDPHMLLEGALVAGFAMGARAAYIYIRGEYIREAETLFAARDEAYAAGLLGKNASGSGYDFDVFVHRGAGAYICGEETAMIESLEGKKGQPRLKPPFPAGAGLYGCPTTVNNVESIAVAPTILRRGASWFSSFGRENNKGTKLFQISGHVNRPCVVEEEMSIPFSELIERHCGGIRGGKDNLLAVIPGGSSVPLVPAEQIWDAPMDFDGLRAVGSGLGTAAVIVMDKSTDIVRAISRLSYFYKHESCGQCTPCREGTGWMWRVMERLRTGDAHVEEIDMLQQVTKQVEGHTICALGDAAAWPIQGLIRHFRPEIERRIEERHGSLQQAAE
- a CDS encoding complex I 24 kDa subunit family protein, yielding MADRYIEPDTPELRARWGNFAWTEANAAKAKDIIARYPDGRQRSAVMPLLDLAQRQVGAELNTQGWLPIPVMEYVAAQLDMPIIRVVEVASFYTMYNIAPIGRFHVQVCGTTPCMLRGSDDLLAACKSRGMKKGHITGEGMWSFTEVECMGNCASAPMVQINDDNYEDLTPERLDAVLDALARGETPKAGTQDPARHTVEPVGEPTNLVAMMTENHDYRSEW
- a CDS encoding nuclear transport factor 2 family protein, which translates into the protein MSNLDTAKAMIAAYNAQDVGTYVSYMTDEACEANYRGDVVREGKEGTRSGLAVAFARWPENKAEIVEAQQIGTYVLMREHVTRGPATDGSALVEPFDVIAVYSFEGDKCSRVEFIR
- a CDS encoding NADH-quinone oxidoreductase subunit D, whose amino-acid sequence is MSIQLEQSPTTGDEVITNYTINFGPQHPAAHGVLRMVMELDGEIIERIDPHVGLLHRGTEKLIEHKTYLQALPYFDRLDYCSPLAMEHSYVLAIEKLLNLEVPLRAQYLRVLFAELTRICNHMLNMGSHVMDVGAMTPNLWLFEIREDCLNFFERASGARMHSAWFRPGGVHQDVPLKLLTDIAEWLDTRLPTLFEDAMSLVVDNRIFKQRNVDIAITSKEDSLAWGFSGPMIRGAGIPWDIRKAQPYDVYDRMDFEVPVGTNSDCYDRFMVRVEEVRQSARIMKQCLREMPEGPVSSDDRKVVPPKRAEMKSSMESLIHHFKLYTEGFHVPAGEVYVATESPKGEFGVYLVSDGSNKPYRCKIRPTAFSHLQAMDFMSKGHMLPDATAILGAIDVVFGECDR
- a CDS encoding NADH-quinone oxidoreductase subunit C, whose amino-acid sequence is MPVLHSAPKIASNEGVLDALVAALGSKVVATKEEHGEIVLTIARDEIENALRALRDEHQYQQLMEIAGVDYPSRPERFEVVYMLLSVTKNHRLLVKVTAAENTPVPTVTTLWPNAGWLEREVFDMYGVIFAGNNDLRRILTDYGFEGHPFRKDFPLTGYHELRYSEEDKRVVYEPVKLAQDLRQFDFMSPWEGADYILPGDEKAAETPAPPPVAEPKATEKKGESGAGDPADTKAADKVSAPAPAKASDGKDAEAPKETDSRPAKEDDK
- a CDS encoding NuoB/complex I 20 kDa subunit family protein → MSTLVNSAGQPLVPGNPAGGAIVAPDQAFFKDLNQEVSDKGFLVTSTEELFQWARTGSLWWMTFGLACCAVEMIHVNMPRYDMERFGAAPRASPRQSDVMIVAGTLCNKMAPALRKVYDQMSEPKYVISMGSCANGGGYYHYSYSVVRGCDRIVPVDIYVPGCPPTAEALLYGVMQLQRKIRRVGTVER